Proteins encoded by one window of Babylonia areolata isolate BAREFJ2019XMU chromosome 8, ASM4173473v1, whole genome shotgun sequence:
- the LOC143285307 gene encoding uncharacterized protein LOC143285307: MVIHPDKCSVLPFTRSHSPLLSNYTLNGQTLERVTSTNYLGVMLETQHIENICAKANKTLGFLRRNLKVCSSRTKELAYKAMVRPIVEYACTVWGPNSDKLITTLEKVQ; the protein is encoded by the coding sequence atGGTCATCCACCCAGACAAGTGCAGTGTGCTGCCCTTCACTCGAAGccactctcctcttctctccaacTACACCCTCAACGGCCAGACACTGGAGAGAGTCACCTCAACAAACTACCTCGGGGTCATGCTGGAGACTCAGCACATCGAGAACATATGCGCTAAGGCCAACAAGACACTGGGCTTCTTGAGAAGGAACTTGAAGGTGTGCTCCAGCCGTACCAAAGAGCTGGCCTACAAAGCAATGGTTCGTCCAATTGTGGAGTATGCCTGCACTGTATGGGGCCCAAACTCCGACAAGCTCATCACAACCCTTGAGAAAGTCCAGTGA
- the LOC143284894 gene encoding uncharacterized protein LOC143284894, translating into MSKKVSAFQVYSEDQTHQRHARSYRAAASSRSQPQPSKYSSPPPRSSRTTSMDWRDDVKMDSRVPARHSSSPEIRRDRNYSYDAYDRSREDPAALRDSRYGENARQNDSRDRHSVQTRYQTNDQYDRCSWEREERRDDYAGSRDRGGHVRKDDYLTTLDTHRQIPPKPVQSSANYTDSDDECLHETLRPKKHQAGSFRVEEDDRRWSTDDDYEDYKQVRKRALSGAAYHSPSPEPIKDWREGRQFNTQPDHRNMRTYSQSGEDSDREHSDAPPVKKKKVKSAKKNAKSKEKKNKAAVQKSTAAASKIQSLMDVKIPSSVKKQVEQSTTSNTSLPRLGEGRSDYKFGRNNDDATRSFPRSQDDDRTTSRYNDDSSRNRSRYDDDYYQDHRRDSSFGHRESESDRRGHHSHKDSYSSRRSPDYDHRTYQQNDDYERGRDRQRRNSFSRDGRNNTEVVGTKRKRQSSVERRDWSRSGGRAAPRDRSPDFGNYTDSDQDSERGGRRSWRDERRDRQPKKKDEDRERGQKGEKKSKSKQEQAVKGSQRSKKSAAAKKDNPVEEVTARMQVVPCKDGGMAVFLTHPQKICLRGRARLQVMAGEVSVMGYAMEAKGSRSYDLFSPSTCSLITISTSCAEKEKKPLRRAVQALGVEEKGVKEFLTGAVILWASRLDFPAADYICTHPPFTQLFRFNFDRVATPLAPTPSTPDPVKVGAAFLSQEQATTMCVKASEDFDEALKKWTAAVKSSKTGPVGLLCGGVNSGKSTFSRFMVNAALSCVSKVCYLDCDVGQTEFSPPGTVALTVLDSPVFGPPFCHQKSAESMCFYGMASPAEGPSLYVQCVEHVLQAYRDMEHPPPLVINTMGWNKELGLQLFVDVLRLVTPDLVVQFNLATEVLNFPPITPHFAAHQPGWLYNTEPVEEEGEEEGEEEEEESAKDKKKHELVTVQSLVPSRNDPTRVKLTPKNLRDLALLAHLMQGFPPSVTLTSAKPYSIHWSRFAVHICHSQLPHTLMVDALRASVVALCKADLSEVYRTSEDLPMFFKETPVCKCFGYGLVRAVDHKTQTLKVVTSLSPEHLSQVNTLMKGSITIPDQLLLKQGHMEDVPFIDALEPAMAVAPVRPRTRMPRRH; encoded by the exons ATGTCCAAGAAGGTGTCAGCCTTCCAGGTGTACTCCGAGGACCAGACTCACCAGCGCCATGCCCGGTCTTACAGGGCGGCTGCATCGTCACGGTCACAGCCACAGCCCAGCAAGTACTCGTCCCCACCACCCCGCTCCAGCAGAACGACCAGCATGGACTGGAGAGATGATGTCAAAATGGACAGCCGGGTACCAGCAAGGCACAGCTCCAGCCCTGAGATCCGCCGAGACAGAAACTACAGTTACGATGCATACGACAGAAGCAGAGAGGACCCTGCTGCGCTAAGGGACTCGAGGTACGGGGAAAATGCTCGGCAAAATGACAGCAGGGATCGTCACAGTGTGCAGACAAGGTACCAGACCAATGACCAGTATGACCGCTGCAGCTGGGAGCGAGAAGAAAGACGGGATGATTATGCAggcagcagagacagagggggtcaTGTCCGTAAGGATGATTACTTAACAACTTTGGATACTCACAGACAAATACCTCCCAAACCTGTACAAAGTTCAGCAAACTACACAGATTCTGATGATGAATGTTTGCATGAGACTCTTCGGCCCAAGAAACACCAAGCAGGCAGTTTCCGTGTGGAAGAAGACGACAGACGATGGAGCACAGATGATGACTATGAGGACTACAAGCAGGTGAGGAAAAGAGCACTGAGCGGTGCTGCTTATCACAGTCCCTCTCCAGAACCCATCAAGgactggagggaggggagacagttCAACACACAACCTGATCATCGGAACATGAGGACTTACTCCCAGTCTGGGGAGGATTCTGATCGAGAGCATTCAGATGCCCCaccagtcaaaaagaaaaaagtcaaaagCGCCAAGAAGAATGCAAAAtctaaagagaagaaaaacaaagccgCTGTTCAGAAATCTACTGCAGCAGCATCCAAAATACAGTCACTGATGGATGTGAAGATTCCCAGCAGTGTGAAGAAACAAGTGGAGCAgagcaccaccagcaacaccagtTTGCCCAGACTTGGGGAGGGCCGGTCAGACTATAAGTTTGGACGTAACAATGATGACGCCACTCGCAGCTTTCCACGAAGTCAGGATGATGACAGAACCACATCAAGGTACAACGATGACAGCAGCAGGAACCGTTctcgttatgatgatgattattatcaggATCATCGTAGAGATTCTTCGTTTGGACATCGAGAATCAGAATCTGACAGAAGGGGGCATCACTCTCACAAGGACAGCTACAGCAGCCGCCGTTCTCCTGACTATGACCATAGAACATACCAACAGAATGATGACTATGAGCGAGGGAGAGACCGTCAAAGGAGAAACAGCTTCAGTCGAGACGGAAGGAACAATACAGAGGTGGTGGGTACCAAACGAAAACGACAGAGCTCTGTGGAGCGTCGCGATTGGTCAAGGAGCGGAGGTAGAGCAGCTCCGCGAGACAGGTCACCTGACTTTGGGAACTACACAGACAGTGACCAGGACTCCGAGCGCGGAGGTAGAAGGTCGTGGAGAGACGAGAGACGAGACCGACAGCccaagaagaaggatgaggatcgagagagagggcagaagggagagaagaagtcCAAGTCCAAACAAGAGCaggcagtgaagggcagtcagcgCTCCAAGAAGTCGGCAGCTGCCAAGAAAGACAACCCGGTGGAGGAGGTCACTGCCAG GATGCAGGTGGTACCATGCAAGGACGGGGGTATGGCCGTCTTCCTCACCCATCCCCAGAAGATCTGCCTGCGGGGTCGCGCCAGGCTGCAGGTCATGGCAGGGGAGGTCAGCGTGATGGGCTACGCCATGGAGGCCAAGGGGTCAAGGTCGTATGACTTGTTCTCTCCGTCCACGTGCAGTCTCATCACCATCTCCACCAGCtgtgcagagaaagagaagaag CCGCTGCGCAGAGCTGTGCAGGCTCTGGGAGTGGAGGAGAAAGGGGTCAAGGAGTTCCTGACGGGCGCGGTCATCCTGTGGGCCTCCCGCCTGGACTTCCCCGCCGCAGACTACATCtgcacccacccccccttcacccagCTCTTCCGCTTCAACTTTGACCGGGTGgccacccccctggcccccacccccagcacccctgaCCCCGTCAAAGTGGGGGCTGCCTTCCTCTCCCAGGAACAGGCCACCACCATGTGCGTCAAGGCGTCTGAGGATTTTGACGAGGCCTTGAAGAAATGGACCGCTGCTGTGAAGTCATCCA AAACGGGTCCTGTTGggttgctgtgtggtggtgtgaattCTGGCAAGTCCACATTCAGCCGATTCATGGTCAATGCCGCACTCTCATG tgtgtcCAAGGTGTGTTACCTGGATTGTGACGTGGGCCAGACAGAGTTCTCTCCACCTGGTACAGTGGCGCTGACAGTCTTGGACAGTCCGGTGTTTG gTCCACCTTTCTGTCACCAGAAAAGCGCTGAGAG CATGTGTTTCTACGGCATGGCCAGCCCCGCGGAAGGCCCCAGCCTGTACGTGCAGTGTGTGGAGCACGTGCTGCAGGCCTACAGGGACATggagcacccccctcccctcgtcaTCAACACCATGGGCTGGAACAAAG aGCTGGGCCTGCAGCTGTTCGTGGATGTCCTTCGCCTGGTGACCCCTGACCTGGTGGTGCAGTTCAACCTGGCCACGGAGGTGCTCAActtcccccccatcaccccccacttCGCCGCCCACCAGCCGGGCTGGCTCTACAACACCGAACCC gtggaggaggagggggaagaggagggtgaggaggaggaggaggaaagcgccaaggacaaaaagaaacacgAGCTTGTGACTGTGCAGTCCCTTGTTCCTTCGCGGAACGA ccccACCAGAGTGAAGCTGACACCCAAAAACCTGCGTGACCTTGCCCTTCTGGCCCACCTGATGCAGGGCTTCCCCCCCTCGGTGACCTTGACCTCGGCCAAGCCTTACTCCATTCACTGGAGTCGCTTTGCTGTCCACATCTGTCACTCCCAGCTGCCTCACACACTGATGGTCGACGCTCTCCGTGCGTCTGTCGTCGCTCTCTGCAAGGCCGACCTCtctgag GTCTACAGAACCAGCGAAGATTTGCCCATGTTCTTCAAAGAAACACCAGTGTGCAAATGCTTTGGATATG GCCTGGTGCGTGCGGTGGACCACAAGACGCAGACGCTGAAGGTGGTGACGTCCCTGTCCCCAGAACACCTGTCGCAGGTGAACACCCTGATGAAGGGATCCATCACCATCCCCGACCAGCTGCTGCTCAAACAG GGTCACATGGAGGACGTGCCCTTCATTGATGCCCTTGAACCTGCCATGGCCGTGGCCCCAGTGCGACCCCGCACCCGTATGCCTCGACGTCACTGA